GTTGACCCCTTCAGAAGAAAAGTGGCTGGGCGTGGTGAACTTCGCGGAGACTGAACTAGGTCGCAATGTGCCTACAAGTGGCACTCACTACCGGGGGCATTTGGGTACATGGGTACGGACGTTTTACTCACATTTGGGCGATCGCCAAGAAACACGCATAGTTCAGGGTACTCAGCAAAAAATATATGTTTATGCTTGCCATGACCCTGCGGTGGCTGCTGGGTTAACGAAAGCGATTGAAGAGTTCTTTGCACACCCAGAACCTGCGGCGAAACTCAGACAAGCGGGGGCATTCAACAAAAAGTCTGTAGTCACTGCTTGAGAGTCAACTGTCAGCTGTCAGTTGTTAATTGTTAGTCATCAGTCGTCAAAACCCAGCACTTAACATCGGAGATTTCATGATCATCCCTTTTGATTTACAAGCCCTAGTTACTGCCAGCGATGGTAAGCAGTGCATCATCAGCACGGTTTACGTGGATGTGATTAAAATACTCACTTCACCGCAAGAAGCACTAGCTGATCCCGAAATGCAAGGAACCATAGAAATGATTATTGATTGTGGTGCTTTTTGCGGCGATGGTGTTGGCGAATTTCTCAGCGATGTTTTGAAGGAACTTCAAGACTGGGGATTCGTGCAAGAAATTAGCAACGGAAATGACAGTTACTGGGTTCTATCCCCAAAAGGCTTGTTACTCAAAGCTGAGATATGAGATTGGTCATCAGTCATTAGTCATTAGTCATCAGTTATCAGTTGTCAGTTATGAGTCATCAGTCCCACCACTAACAACCAATATCTAACAGTCATTAATTAACAATCAACTTGGAGAAAGTTTCAGGAATGAATAACAACAAGCAACTCGGACTATTACAAAAAGATGCACTCATCGAGAAATTAGCCAAAGCATTCTACCGTATTCAAGGTTATGTGGTTCGAGAGGACTATAGAATGCAGAATGCCACTCACCCGCAAGTAAAAGCCTGTGTGCAAATGGCGATTACTGCTATTGAGGAAGTCGAGTTTGCCCTGGCTGATTTAGATGAGGATGAAGAAATCATCACTTGGCAGCAAGGACAATCTTTTCGTGAAGGACTTGAATACTATTTTTACAACTATGGACTATTCGGCTTGACTTTAGTAACTGATCCTCATCTCAATTTAACTCGTACAGAAGTTTATTTAAGCCACCAAATAATTTATGTTTACGAAGAGAAAATGGCTAAGGAATTAGCTTCTAGATATTTACAAGAATTTTTAATATCAGCTGCATATCAAATGCAAGCCTTAAGCCAAATCACATTCGGGAATAAAAATTCATGAAAGTCATTGTTCAAGTAGTAGAAACTGTGGTTAGTGAAGCACATCTTGAAATTCCTGATGAACTATCTCCAGATGCTATCAAACAATACATCACAGACCGCTACAACTCAGGGCAAATGCAAACGGACTTTAATATCTGTCAAGTAGATTTTCAATCCATCAACGCTCAAATTGTGAAAACACCACAGGAGTAAATATGATAATCTCCACTCTACAAGGACAGTATCAGTGCATAGTTATAGACCCTCCCTGGTTCTACAGACTTCGTTCTAACGATAAGACCCACCGCAATCGCATTCCATATAAGCCAATGCGAACTGAGGAAATCCTGGCGCTGCCCATTCCAGAATTATGCGACGCTGGCGGTTGTGTTCTGTGGCTATGGTTCACCAATAACCACATGATTGAAGCGTCCCAATGCCTACAGACATGGGGTTTCAACCTCAAGACTATCCTCACATGGCAAAAGATTACGAAGCTGGGAACCCCACATATTGGCACTGGCCACTGGTTGAGGAACTGCACCGAACATTGTGCGTTGGCTGTGCGTGGCGATGTCAGGGCTTTTGCGGGGCGATCGCTTACCAATCAATCAACAATCCTACACGCGCCCCGACGAGAGCATTCCCGCAAACCGCCTGAATTTTTTGAACTTGTAGAGAAGCTGTGTCCAGAGATGACCAAGCTGGAGATGTTCGCACGAGAGTCTAGGGACGACTGGGACTGTTGGGGAGATCAGGCGGATATGTTTGATCAGCCTGTTGAGCAGAGTCAGCAAAATACTTCACTCAGTGCTTAAGCGAAGTTAATTTAGGCATAACAAGCTTACTGAACCTTGAAAATCAAATATTTAACAAGCAACACTAGTTTTCTAGTTGGGTATCGGTTGTTGAGTGCTGATAAATTTGACGTAATTCATCAACCGTATGGGCTGTTTTTATACCATCTTTAATTGCCCGTAACTGTTCAACATCGTCAATTTGGGAAATTTCATCCATTACAAACAGTGAAGAAGTACCGAATTTTAGTTCTAAGCCTAACTCAATCGCTTCTAACAATCCCTCTATTCGGGTAATTCTCTCAAATGATGTCATGTACTGCATAGACTGTTGTGCCTCCAGTTGTTCAATTTCCCTTTTGAACTCTCGTTCTAAATTTAATGGTAATGTCAACATCCAATCAATAAAACCTAATAAATTTAGAACAGCATCTCTGTCAAACCCCTGCTCATACAACCGACGTGCCAAAGTTATTTTCTGCTTCTTGCGTTGCGACCTATTACTACGGGTTTGTACTGCTGCTAAGTGAGCCATTACCACCGTAGCAAAGGGGTTGCGACTTGCTTCTAGCTCCGACAACCTTTGTTGATAGTCTAACAACTTTATGACAGGAAACTGAAAATTAACCGTACAGCCAAACAAATCGTACCCAAATTGCGATGGCCGCCAGTTGATGTTGTCATCCCCAAGCACTGCCAAGGATGCAACAGAGCGATCATAACGGTCAAAAATCCGATAGTTGTAGACAAACATACGTTTAGGAAAATCGTTTTCTTCTTGGCTTTGAACTTCAACATGGATCAACAACCAAGATTCTTCACCCCCAACACGATAAATTTTCACCAATTTGTCAATCAGTCGTTTTCCTAATTCAGCATCACGGACTACCTGTTGCAATTCTTGATCTAGAAACTCAAAACCTCTACTCCAATCAATTTGAGCGTGAGCTTGCGGAAAAAAGAATTGCATAAAGTCTTCAAAATACAGTTGCAACATCTGTTTCCAAGGCGAATCGTATTGAGTTTGGGGTGTTTTATTAGCCATAAAAAACTGTTCAATTTAAAATTAATCAGGTGCAATTATGTCAACAAACATAGAATGGACTGACTTAACAGATAATATCATCCGCGCCAAAGAAGGTGGTTGGTGGTGTCAAAAAATCTCCGAAGGCTGCTTACATTGCTATAGCGAGAAAATCAATCAAAATACTTTTTTTGGTGGGAATAAATTAGCCTATGTTGGCAGTCCTCCAGAATTAACATTAGACACAGAAATTATCCGTCAATGGGGATTCCAAAGAAAGCCTAAAAAACATTTCGTCGCGTCAATGACTGATGTTTTTGGTGAATGGGTTCCGCGTTATTGGCAGCGTGAAATGTTAGACGGTATGTTTGTTGCACCCAAGCAAACATTTCAAGTTCTTACAAAACGCCCAGAGATTATGTCCGCTACATTAGAGGAATGGCTAGATAGTCATGGTTTAGACCAATTGCCCTCTAATATTTGGACAGGCACTTCTATTGAGAATATCCGCACTCTAAAACAACGTTCTCAATTCCTCTCCCAAATTCCTGCTCAAGTTCGGTTTTGGTCAGTTGAACCATTGTTAGAAAATTTAGGTGACATTAGCCAATATTTGAATGATGTTCAATGGGTCATTATCGGGGGAGAATCTGGCTCTAACTCTAGACCATGCCACATTGAATGGATTGAGTCTATTGTTCAACAGTGTCAATCAGCTAAAACACCCGTGTTTGTCAAACAATTGGGTAGTAATGCTTTTTTGAATCACCAACAATTTAAAACCAGAGACAAGAAGGGAGGAACTATTCAAGAGTTTCCCGAACATCTGCGAATTAAAGAGTTTCCTGTTTTAAAACATCTGGAGAAAGCGAAATAAAGCCCTCATGCTGTTTACCACAACTTAGGGCTGGAGATGTTTATATCAATGAGATTTCGAGTAACTTTTACTGAAAGCTTTAACACAGCTTTGGAATAAATCTACCACGAGACAGTAACTCAAGGAGGGGAATCATGAGTACCGATAGCTTCAGCGATAACAGAAGAAAACGCCATATTTACATGGACAGTAAACTTGATGATTTGCCCCTGACAATGGAAGCATATCGTGTTTACTGCCATCTATGCCGTCGTGCTGGTTGCGATAATAATGCCTTCCCCTCCTATAAATCTATTGGTGAGGCTTGTTTTCGTGGTTCTTTCCCAAACTCACCAACAGATAGCTTACGCCGTAAAGCGATCGCTGCGGTTAATGAGTTAATCGCTTGGAATTTGGTTAATAAAACTAGCAGAAGTTTTGATGGATTACAAACATCAAATCACTACAGTCTGACAGATATGGAAGATTGGTTTACCAGCCCCACTTCTTCCTCTACTCTCATCCGAGGTAGTAAATCGTCGGGTGGTGCTGGGGGAACATCCCCTAGTGCTGGGGGGACACTGGGGGGAGTGCGGGGGGAACACCCCAGTAGTGCTGGGGGAACACCCCTGGTAGTGTTGGGGGGACACCCCGGTAGTGCTGGGGGAACACCCAAAGATTATCCAATTGAAGATTATCCAATTGAAGACTATTCAGTTAAGAGAGAAGAACGCCCCTCTGTCTCACTCGACTTATCGCTCCCTCAAGAAATTTCTTTTCAAACAGAACAGCTAGTTCAACCTACAAGAGCCTCTCAAGTTGAAAAACTAGATCAACCCACCCCAGTCTCTCAAGTTGAAAAACTAGATCAACTAACCCCAGTCTCTCAACTTGAAAAATTAGATCAACCAGCCCCAGACTCTCAAGTTGAAAAACTAGACCAACTCACCCTAGACTTTCAACTTGAGAAACCAGATCAACCAACCCCACAAATTCACTCTTTGTTGCCAAAACAACCCGAATCTTTGCAACAAAACTCAGATCCTGCATTTGCTTCAATCGTGGCGGGGTCGTTCGATAATCTCGAACAAATGAATTTGCCTACTACTTCTACCCAAAATATTACTGAGCCGAAGAAGCGTGAAGTTCTTACACTTCAGCGTTACCAACAACTTGACGCTGATGGTATACCGCTTCAACAGTGGGAATTACGCGACTGGGCAAAGCAAGAAATTGGGCAGTATGTCAAAACTTACCGTAAAAGCGGATTCATCCTCACAGGTGGTAATGATGTCTCTGTCGAGTTTGCGGTTTACGTCGCCAAACAAAACTGCAAGCGAGGGCAACAAGCAACCATCGCACTGGGCTTTAGCGTGATCAACAAATGCGAACGTGACCCTCGGTGCTGGCAAAAGCTGGTGGGTTGGGTGACTGAGTGGCAGCAGCAGCGTCAAACCAAAACTACGGTAAATGTTGCGGCTGCGGTCAATCACCAACAAGAGTTAGAACGCATTCGACAAGCAGCCAATACAAAATTCGAGCTTTGAATTAGGTGTTACTGAGCTTTC
The nucleotide sequence above comes from Nostoc sp. MS1. Encoded proteins:
- a CDS encoding MT-A70 family methyltransferase; protein product: MIISTLQGQYQCIVIDPPWFYRLRSNDKTHRNRIPYKPMRTEEILALPIPELCDAGGCVLWLWFTNNHMIEASQCLQTWGFNLKTILTWQKITKLGTPHIGTGHWLRNCTEHCALAVRGDVRAFAGRSLTNQSTILHAPRREHSRKPPEFFELVEKLCPEMTKLEMFARESRDDWDCWGDQADMFDQPVEQSQQNTSLSA
- a CDS encoding cytosolic protein gives rise to the protein MANKTPQTQYDSPWKQMLQLYFEDFMQFFFPQAHAQIDWSRGFEFLDQELQQVVRDAELGKRLIDKLVKIYRVGGEESWLLIHVEVQSQEENDFPKRMFVYNYRIFDRYDRSVASLAVLGDDNINWRPSQFGYDLFGCTVNFQFPVIKLLDYQQRLSELEASRNPFATVVMAHLAAVQTRSNRSQRKKQKITLARRLYEQGFDRDAVLNLLGFIDWMLTLPLNLEREFKREIEQLEAQQSMQYMTSFERITRIEGLLEAIELGLELKFGTSSLFVMDEISQIDDVEQLRAIKDGIKTAHTVDELRQIYQHSTTDTQLEN
- a CDS encoding DUF5131 family protein, encoding MSTNIEWTDLTDNIIRAKEGGWWCQKISEGCLHCYSEKINQNTFFGGNKLAYVGSPPELTLDTEIIRQWGFQRKPKKHFVASMTDVFGEWVPRYWQREMLDGMFVAPKQTFQVLTKRPEIMSATLEEWLDSHGLDQLPSNIWTGTSIENIRTLKQRSQFLSQIPAQVRFWSVEPLLENLGDISQYLNDVQWVIIGGESGSNSRPCHIEWIESIVQQCQSAKTPVFVKQLGSNAFLNHQQFKTRDKKGGTIQEFPEHLRIKEFPVLKHLEKAK
- a CDS encoding helix-turn-helix domain-containing protein, which encodes MSTDSFSDNRRKRHIYMDSKLDDLPLTMEAYRVYCHLCRRAGCDNNAFPSYKSIGEACFRGSFPNSPTDSLRRKAIAAVNELIAWNLVNKTSRSFDGLQTSNHYSLTDMEDWFTSPTSSSTLIRGSKSSGGAGGTSPSAGGTLGGVRGEHPSSAGGTPLVVLGGHPGSAGGTPKDYPIEDYPIEDYSVKREERPSVSLDLSLPQEISFQTEQLVQPTRASQVEKLDQPTPVSQVEKLDQLTPVSQLEKLDQPAPDSQVEKLDQLTLDFQLEKPDQPTPQIHSLLPKQPESLQQNSDPAFASIVAGSFDNLEQMNLPTTSTQNITEPKKREVLTLQRYQQLDADGIPLQQWELRDWAKQEIGQYVKTYRKSGFILTGGNDVSVEFAVYVAKQNCKRGQQATIALGFSVINKCERDPRCWQKLVGWVTEWQQQRQTKTTVNVAAAVNHQQELERIRQAANTKFEL